From the Lampris incognitus isolate fLamInc1 chromosome 6, fLamInc1.hap2, whole genome shotgun sequence genome, one window contains:
- the LOC130114354 gene encoding monocyte chemotactic protein 1B-like — MSAPRLALSVLVLVLAAIALSEGMRGTGPKRCCFAFTERQIAKKRVISYTNTSQQCTNRAVLLKVRAGYKLCARPSDPWVMDIISYLQAKSTPGQLTKL; from the exons ATGTCTGCTCCTCGTCTCGCTCTGTCTGTGCTTGTACTGGTTCTGGCTGCCATCGCACTCAGTGAAG GCATGCGTGGTACAGGGCCTAAGAGGTGCTGCTTCGCATTCACCGAGCGCCAGATTGCTAAAAAGAGAGTGATCAGCTACACCAATACCAGCCAGCAGTGCACTAACCGTGCAGTGCT GTTAAAGGTAAGAGCCGGTTACAAGCTGTGTGCCAGGCCTTCAGACCCCTGGGTGATGGATATCATCAGCTACCTGCAGGCCAAGAGCACCCCCGGACAGCTGACCAAATTATAA